GAAAACGAATTCCGCGTACTGGCCCAGAAAAACGACATTTCCATCGACATCATCGGCAAAGAGATGCTTCCCAAGTACGGTGAATTTTCCGTCACCATGGTCGAAAACGTCATCCGTAAACTCCTGGGCCAATCCCCGGTCGAAGCTTGCGACTGTGATCTGCCAGAACTGCCTAACCGCCCACCGAACCTGTGCGCCGGCTGTCCGCATCGCGGAACATATTTTGCCGCCAAGCAGGTCTTCGGCGATGACGCCGTCTATTCTTCGGACATCGGCTGTTACACGCTTGGCATCCTTCCCCCGCTTCAAGCGGCGGACTTCCTCGTCTGCATGGGATCTTCCATCTCCGCAGGCGGTGGCGTGGCCCAGGCATCAGGGCAAACCGTGGTCGCCTTCATCGGCGACTCCACCTTCTTCCACTCCGGCCTGAGCGGCGTGGCGAACGCAGTCTTTAACCAGCATGACATTCTTCTGGTTGTCCTGGACAACCGCACAACCGCCATGACCGGCCACCAGCCGAACCCCGGCGTTGATCGGACCGTCCTGGGTGAAAACGATCACCCACTGGACATCGAATCAGCTGTCCGCGGTCTGGGCGTCACCGAAGTACGGACGGTCAACCCGTTCAACCAGAAAAAGACTCTGGCAGCCTTCGAAGAACTCAAGGCACTGTCTGGAGTGCGTGTGCTCATCGCCAAGGAGCCATGTCCCCTCTTCACCCGCCGGGTCTACAAGAAGGTCGCTCCACAGGTCGCTTACGTAGCCGAATCCTGCACTGGTCGATTCGACTGTCTGGACAAGCTTGCCTGTCCCGCAATGTACAAGGAAGGCGGCAAGGCCGCAGTCAATCCGATGCTGTGTAACGGATGTATGCTCTGCCTGCAGGTCTGCGGACACATCAAAGCCAAAAAGAGAGGCAGCTAACATGAGCGATACCCAGAAAATACGCATATTCATGACCGGCGTGGGCGGACAGGGTACACTGACCGCCACCACCCTTCTCGCCCAGACTGTCCTGAGCCAGGGATTGCCCGTCACCTCAGGTGAGATTCACGGTATGGCCCAGCGCGGCGGCGTGGTGGAATCCACAGTACTCATCGGCTGTAAATCACCGAAGCTCGGACACGGTGAAGCTGATATTCTGGTCGGATTCGAGCCCATGGAAACCATGCGCGCTCTGCCCTACCTGAAAAAAGGCGGACTCGTGGTCTCTTCCACCGAATTCATTCCGCCCCTGTCCGTAGCAATGGGCAAGCAGGAATGTCCGACCATCGACGACATCAAGAAAGCGGTCGCTGCCTGCACCGACCATGCATATTACATGGCCAACCAGACCATCGGCCTCGAAGCCGGTGCCGCCCAGTCCGGCAACATTGCCATGCTCGGCGCATTGTGCGCCGCAGGCAAACTGCCCTTCGGCCCTGAAGCCCTGGAAGCCGCCATCAAGGCGAACCTCCCGGAAAAGATTCAGGCCGTGAACCTCAAAGCCCTGGAGCTTGGTGTTAAGACCCTTAACGCCTAGAGAAAGAAAAAATGACATCCAACAATCGAGACACCTCCGACCTCAGCCACCTGACCACGCTCAAACTGGTCCAGGAATCGCTGAAGCGGGATATCCCGCTTGAGGAGTCTTTAAACGCACTCCTGAAAATCCTCGCCCGGGATATGGAATACGTACGGGCGTTCATGGTAATCATGGACCCAAAGACCGAGAACCTGAAACTCTCGCTCACGTACAGTCCCACTCAGGTTGAAGACGTTACATATTCCCCCGGCCGAGGCATCATCGGCCGGGTGTTTGATTCCGGTGAATCCATCACCATCCCTCGCCTGTCCGACGACCCGGAATTCCTGAACAAGGCGTTTGGACGCAGCGAAGAGGAACTCAAGAAACTCGGTTTTATCTGTGTGCCGGTCATCAACCGCCATTCTGATCGTTCCGAAGTCATCGGGGCACTGTCCGTGGACGTGCCGCTCATCCCTGCTGAAGACATGGCTGCACACTGCCAGTTCCTGGAAGTGGTCGCAGGTATCATCGCGGGTCACGTTGCCCAGTTGCAGGAAGAGATGGCCACCCAGAATCACATGCTTTCGCAAGGTATGATGAACAGTGGACTCGAGACAAATCCACCCAAGGATTTCGTGGCCGCATCCAAAGCCATGCGCATGGTCCTGCGCCAGTCGAACCAGGTCGCTCCCAGCCGGGCTACGGCCCTGTTGCGCGGTGAATCCGGCACCGGCAAGGAACTGCTCGCTGATGCCATTCACAAAGCCAGCCCGCGTGCTGACAAACCGCTCATCAAGCTCAACTGCGCGGCCCTGCCCTCGGAACTTATCGAATCCGAACTTTTCGGCCATCAGAAGGGTGCCTTCACCGGGGCATTCCAGACCAAACGCGGCCTGTTCGAAGTCGCGGATCAGGGAACCCTGTTCCTCGACGAAATCGGCGAGCTTTCCATGGACGCGCAAGCCAAAGTGTTACGCGCCATTCAGGAAAAGGAAATTCAGCGCGTCGGATCCGAGCAGACCATCACCGTCGACGTGCGCCTCATCTGCGCCACTCACCAGCCGCTCGAAGAACTGCTCGAAAAGGGACTCTTCCGCGAAGATCTGTACTACCGCATCAACGTATTCCCTATCTTCATTCCCCCCCTCAAGGAACGACGCGAGGACATTCTGCCTCTGGCAGAACACTTCCTTGCCGAATTCACCGAGGAATACAACAAGGAAGTGAAGCGCATCTCCACCCCGGCCATTGAACTTCTCGTCATGTACCACTGGCCTGGAAACGTACGAGAACTCAAAAACTGCATGGAGCGCGCGGTCCTGCTCTGCGAAGAACAGGTCATCCGCACCTACCATCTCCCGCCCACTCTGCAGTCAGCGGAAAGCTCGGCTACGGGTACCAACCTTTCCTTTGGCGAGGCCGTGGCCAAGTTCGAGCAGGAACTGCTCATCGACTCACTGAAACAGACCGGCGGCAACATGCTGCAATCGGCTCGCGACCTGCGCGTCTCGTACCGAATCGTCAACTACAAAGTGAAAAAGTACAATATCGACGTGAGGAAATACTCTCAGTCGAAATCAAAATCGAAACGCAGAAACGACATATAAAAAAACGGGGTCCACGGACCCCGTTTTTTTATGCCTCCAGCCCCCATCCTTTTCTTTTACCAAACTTCGTATCGCTCGCTTCGCTCGAAGTTCCGCTAAAAATTAATTACCCGCTGAACCAGACACTCCTTTATTCCGTACACCCTTCGAAGGAGCGATAAAAAAATTCTAGAGAAAGACCCCAGAGGCACCAAATAAAAGGGCGACCTGAATCATCAGGCCGCCCTTTAACTTTACGTATAACCGAAGCTTATTTAAACGAACGGGCAAAAAGGTCTTCAAGGGCTTTCTTACCGTTGGCTTCGAGGAACCGGGTGCCGGTGCCAGTGAAGTGATTGTCGGTAATAATTGGTGCTTCAACCTTAACCCATGCGCCTTTTTCCCATTTGAACCACGCATCCTTGACCTGTCCGAATACGAACAGTTCCTTGTTGCAGATCTTGGCAAATTCAGCACCCCAGCCGGTACCGCCCTTGACGGTTCCATCTTC
The genomic region above belongs to uncultured Pseudodesulfovibrio sp. and contains:
- a CDS encoding indolepyruvate oxidoreductase subunit beta → MSDTQKIRIFMTGVGGQGTLTATTLLAQTVLSQGLPVTSGEIHGMAQRGGVVESTVLIGCKSPKLGHGEADILVGFEPMETMRALPYLKKGGLVVSSTEFIPPLSVAMGKQECPTIDDIKKAVAACTDHAYYMANQTIGLEAGAAQSGNIAMLGALCAAGKLPFGPEALEAAIKANLPEKIQAVNLKALELGVKTLNA
- a CDS encoding sigma 54-interacting transcriptional regulator, with amino-acid sequence MTSNNRDTSDLSHLTTLKLVQESLKRDIPLEESLNALLKILARDMEYVRAFMVIMDPKTENLKLSLTYSPTQVEDVTYSPGRGIIGRVFDSGESITIPRLSDDPEFLNKAFGRSEEELKKLGFICVPVINRHSDRSEVIGALSVDVPLIPAEDMAAHCQFLEVVAGIIAGHVAQLQEEMATQNHMLSQGMMNSGLETNPPKDFVAASKAMRMVLRQSNQVAPSRATALLRGESGTGKELLADAIHKASPRADKPLIKLNCAALPSELIESELFGHQKGAFTGAFQTKRGLFEVADQGTLFLDEIGELSMDAQAKVLRAIQEKEIQRVGSEQTITVDVRLICATHQPLEELLEKGLFREDLYYRINVFPIFIPPLKERREDILPLAEHFLAEFTEEYNKEVKRISTPAIELLVMYHWPGNVRELKNCMERAVLLCEEQVIRTYHLPPTLQSAESSATGTNLSFGEAVAKFEQELLIDSLKQTGGNMLQSARDLRVSYRIVNYKVKKYNIDVRKYSQSKSKSKRRNDI
- the iorA gene encoding indolepyruvate ferredoxin oxidoreductase subunit alpha; the protein is MANPLLGDTPGETHLLLGNEAIVRGAIEAGIQVVSCYPGTPSSEVPDTFYRISPEGKYYFEYSVNEKVALEVAGGATLAGAMTLCTMKHVGVNVAADPLMTLCYTGAPGGMVLLSADDPGCHSSQNEQDNRIYARIAGMPILEPSTAQEAKDMTRDGLLLSKKHGAPLLLRTTTRVNHLRGSVEFGPAPDPGKAEGFKRNPSKFVPIPAFSRPMHLALLDRIEALREEAENSVYNTVTGSGDLGIVCSGISCAYVADALENAGLTDKVSVLQLGFPYPLPEKKCLDFLKSVKQVLVVEELEPMVENEFRVLAQKNDISIDIIGKEMLPKYGEFSVTMVENVIRKLLGQSPVEACDCDLPELPNRPPNLCAGCPHRGTYFAAKQVFGDDAVYSSDIGCYTLGILPPLQAADFLVCMGSSISAGGGVAQASGQTVVAFIGDSTFFHSGLSGVANAVFNQHDILLVVLDNRTTAMTGHQPNPGVDRTVLGENDHPLDIESAVRGLGVTEVRTVNPFNQKKTLAAFEELKALSGVRVLIAKEPCPLFTRRVYKKVAPQVAYVAESCTGRFDCLDKLACPAMYKEGGKAAVNPMLCNGCMLCLQVCGHIKAKKRGS